One part of the Streptomyces lienomycini genome encodes these proteins:
- a CDS encoding DUF5998 family protein: MDGMAKTSTTTQGLRAAIERSGYYPALVAEAVEAAVGGEPVRSYLVHQETTFDQNEVRRHVTVLVLTGNRFIVSHTDEQAADDTSPTPYATTSTESVKLGRISSIVVSRVVANPEKYKPGTLPREIVLTIGWGAVSRLDLEPAACGDPNCEADHGYTGSSTADDLSLRVSEAGDGPETVRQALAFAQALSEATADSTR; this comes from the coding sequence ATGGACGGCATGGCCAAGACCAGTACGACGACCCAGGGGCTGCGAGCGGCGATCGAGCGCAGCGGCTACTACCCGGCCCTCGTGGCCGAGGCGGTGGAGGCCGCCGTGGGCGGCGAGCCCGTGCGGTCGTACCTGGTCCACCAGGAGACGACGTTCGACCAGAACGAGGTGCGCCGGCACGTGACCGTGCTGGTGCTCACCGGCAACCGCTTCATCGTCAGCCACACCGACGAGCAGGCCGCCGACGACACCTCCCCGACGCCGTACGCCACGACGTCCACGGAGTCCGTCAAGCTCGGCCGGATCTCGTCCATCGTCGTCAGCCGCGTCGTCGCCAACCCCGAGAAGTACAAGCCGGGCACGCTGCCCCGCGAGATCGTGCTCACCATCGGCTGGGGCGCCGTCTCCCGCCTCGACCTGGAGCCCGCCGCCTGCGGCGACCCCAACTGCGAGGCCGACCACGGCTACACGGGCAGCTCCACGGCCGACGACCTCAGCCTGCGCGTCAGCGAGGCCGGGGACGGCCCCGAGACGGTGCGCCAGGCGCTCGCCTTCGCCCAGGCCCTCTCCGAGGCGACCGCGGACTCCACACGCTGA
- a CDS encoding sensor histidine kinase codes for MTEERTASVPSAWMALSVRYGRAVARACDLGVALVVLAAANYYDGAYDLLLGALMALCLLARRRHPGTVMAVVLALGVAQLLLYDLPDPPLASAPAAYDVAVLFAMMSVVHHSRTTWMPYAAGAAVLLATAAGTVGAPTLGIEPFVDLEALGVYWGLTLTVWLTAFALHTRRLYAESQTARAWHAEREQEQRIRLAATRERAEIARELHDVVAHSLAVMILQADGAGSVLRKSPDMAESALKTIAATGRDAIDDMHRIVRVLREGNQDSGGSDPGAPDSAADGSPRRLITLDEIEVVAERARTAGLTVDVSVEVGEGRLAPAEEMTAFRIVQECLTNVLRHAGAGAGVDIRLEEEHGTLLIGVVDDGAGTLAGRGVGGHSGGNGLVGMRERVELVGGSFEAGPRLGSGWHVRASIPTRTR; via the coding sequence TTGACCGAGGAGAGGACGGCGTCGGTCCCGTCCGCCTGGATGGCGCTGTCCGTCCGGTACGGACGTGCCGTCGCCCGGGCCTGCGACCTGGGCGTCGCGCTGGTGGTCCTGGCCGCGGCGAACTACTACGACGGCGCGTACGACCTGCTGCTGGGCGCGCTGATGGCCCTGTGCCTGCTGGCCCGCAGACGGCACCCCGGCACCGTGATGGCGGTCGTCCTGGCGCTGGGCGTCGCCCAACTCCTCCTGTACGACCTGCCCGACCCGCCGCTGGCCTCGGCGCCCGCCGCGTACGACGTCGCCGTGCTGTTCGCCATGATGTCGGTCGTCCACCATTCCCGGACCACCTGGATGCCGTATGCCGCCGGCGCCGCGGTGCTGCTGGCCACGGCGGCCGGCACGGTGGGGGCGCCGACCCTCGGCATCGAGCCGTTCGTCGATCTCGAAGCGCTGGGCGTCTACTGGGGACTGACACTGACGGTCTGGCTGACGGCCTTCGCCCTGCACACGCGACGCCTCTACGCCGAGAGCCAGACCGCCCGCGCCTGGCACGCCGAGCGGGAGCAGGAGCAGCGGATCCGGCTGGCCGCGACCAGGGAGCGGGCCGAGATCGCCCGTGAGCTGCACGACGTCGTGGCGCACAGCCTGGCCGTGATGATCCTCCAGGCCGACGGTGCCGGGTCCGTGCTGCGCAAGTCGCCGGACATGGCGGAGTCCGCGCTGAAGACGATCGCCGCCACGGGCCGGGACGCGATCGACGACATGCACCGCATCGTCCGCGTGCTGCGCGAGGGCAACCAGGACTCCGGCGGCTCGGACCCGGGCGCCCCGGACTCCGCAGCCGACGGCTCGCCACGGCGCCTGATCACCCTCGACGAGATCGAGGTCGTCGCCGAACGCGCACGGACCGCCGGGCTGACCGTGGACGTGTCGGTCGAGGTCGGCGAGGGACGGCTGGCACCGGCGGAGGAGATGACGGCCTTCCGGATCGTCCAGGAGTGCCTCACCAACGTGCTCCGCCACGCCGGAGCGGGGGCCGGGGTCGACATCCGGCTCGAGGAGGAACACGGCACGCTGCTGATCGGTGTGGTCGACGACGGAGCGGGCACCCTCGCCGGCCGCGGCGTCGGCGGGCACTCCGGAGGCAACGGGCTCGTGGGCATGCGGGAACGGGTGGAGCTCGTCGGCGGCAGCTTCGAGGCCGGCCCCCGGCTCGGCAGCGGATGGCACGTACGTGCCTCGATACCGACAAGGACGCGGTGA
- a CDS encoding thymidine kinase, producing MPELVFFSGTMDCGKSTLALQIEHNRSARGLAGMIFTRDDRAGEGKLSSRLGLVTDAVEVGDGQDLYAHVVDHLSQGGRVDYVIADEAQFLAPDQIDQLARVVDDLDVDVYAFGITTDFRSKLFPGSQRLVELADRVEVLQVEALCWCGARATHNARTVGGVMVVEGAQVVVGDVAQSPDEIGYEVLCRRHHRRRTTAATARAAALSPDVLPVSSG from the coding sequence ATGCCCGAGCTGGTGTTCTTCTCCGGAACGATGGACTGCGGGAAGTCGACACTGGCTCTCCAGATCGAGCACAACCGCTCGGCGCGCGGACTGGCCGGCATGATCTTCACCCGTGACGACCGCGCGGGCGAGGGCAAGCTCTCCTCCCGCCTCGGCCTCGTCACCGACGCCGTGGAGGTCGGGGACGGCCAGGACCTCTACGCCCACGTCGTCGACCACCTCTCCCAGGGCGGCCGGGTGGACTACGTGATCGCGGACGAGGCGCAGTTCCTCGCGCCGGACCAGATCGACCAGCTCGCGCGCGTGGTCGACGACCTCGACGTCGACGTGTACGCCTTCGGCATCACCACCGACTTCCGCTCCAAGCTCTTCCCCGGCTCCCAGCGCCTGGTCGAACTCGCCGACCGCGTCGAGGTGCTCCAGGTGGAGGCCCTGTGCTGGTGCGGAGCCCGCGCCACGCACAACGCCCGCACCGTGGGCGGCGTCATGGTCGTCGAGGGCGCCCAGGTGGTCGTCGGCGACGTCGCCCAGTCTCCCGACGAGATCGGCTACGAGGTGCTGTGCCGCCGCCATCACCGGCGCCGTACGACCGCGGCGACGGCCCGCGCGGCGGCGCTGTCGCCCGACGTGCTGCCGGTGTCGTCCGGTTGA
- a CDS encoding alkaline phosphatase family protein, which translates to MAQYTAWDTHPEPLPVDSAPVPEYGTGSLADLLPTLAAGLGVPGMTAGITELTPADRNCVFLIDGLGWEQLRAHPDDAPFLSSLLESSRGGTGRPITAGYPATTATSLASVGTGLPPGAHGLPGYTVRNPDTGALMNQLRWQPWTAPGPWQPYPTVFGLAHEAGVHAAQVSSPTFANTPLTKVALSGGEFHGRLSGEDRMDCAAEQLARADRALVYTYYAEVDGAGHRFGVDSDTWRGQLGHVDRLVQRLAEQLPPRSALYVTADHGMIDVPFDEDHRIDFDEDWELKAGVALLGGEGRARHVYAVPGARNDVLTCWREVLGEQFWVASRDEAIAAGWFGPRIDDRVHERIGDVVAAARDDVLLIASEREPKESAMVGNHGSMTPAEQLVPLLEVRS; encoded by the coding sequence ATGGCGCAGTACACCGCCTGGGACACCCACCCGGAACCGCTCCCCGTCGACTCCGCCCCCGTACCCGAGTACGGCACGGGTTCGCTCGCCGACCTGCTGCCCACCCTGGCCGCCGGCCTCGGCGTCCCCGGCATGACCGCGGGCATCACCGAACTGACCCCCGCCGACCGCAACTGCGTCTTCCTCATCGACGGCCTCGGCTGGGAGCAACTGCGCGCGCACCCGGACGACGCCCCCTTCCTCAGCTCCCTCCTGGAGAGCTCGCGGGGCGGCACCGGACGTCCGATCACCGCCGGCTACCCGGCGACCACGGCGACCTCCCTCGCCTCCGTCGGCACCGGCCTGCCGCCGGGCGCCCACGGCCTGCCCGGCTACACCGTGCGCAATCCGGACACCGGCGCGCTGATGAACCAGCTGCGCTGGCAGCCGTGGACCGCACCGGGCCCCTGGCAGCCGTACCCCACCGTCTTCGGCCTCGCCCACGAGGCGGGCGTGCACGCCGCCCAGGTCTCCTCGCCCACCTTCGCGAACACCCCGCTGACCAAGGTCGCGCTCAGCGGCGGCGAGTTCCACGGACGCCTGTCCGGCGAGGACCGCATGGACTGCGCCGCCGAGCAGCTGGCCCGCGCCGACCGCGCCCTCGTCTACACGTACTACGCCGAGGTCGACGGCGCCGGACACCGCTTCGGCGTCGACTCCGACACCTGGCGCGGGCAGCTCGGCCACGTCGACCGGCTCGTCCAGCGCCTCGCCGAGCAACTGCCGCCGCGCAGCGCCCTGTACGTCACCGCCGACCACGGCATGATCGACGTGCCCTTCGACGAGGACCACCGCATCGACTTCGACGAGGACTGGGAGCTGAAGGCGGGCGTCGCCCTCCTCGGCGGCGAGGGCCGCGCCCGGCACGTCTACGCCGTCCCCGGCGCCCGGAACGACGTGCTGACCTGCTGGCGCGAGGTGCTCGGCGAGCAGTTCTGGGTGGCGTCCCGGGACGAGGCGATCGCCGCGGGCTGGTTCGGTCCCCGCATCGACGACCGGGTCCACGAGCGCATCGGCGACGTGGTCGCCGCCGCGCGCGACGACGTCCTGCTCATCGCCTCCGAGCGCGAACCCAAGGAGTCGGCGATGGTCGGCAATCACGGTTCGATGACCCCTGCCGAGCAGCTCGTCCCGCTGCTCGAAGTACGCTCCTGA